In one Maledivibacter sp. genomic region, the following are encoded:
- the topA gene encoding type I DNA topoisomerase — protein MAKTLVIVESPAKAKTIGKFLGRNYKVKASIGHVRDLPKSKLGIDVENDYDPQYITIRGKGPVIKELKSEAKKADKILLATDPDREGEAISWHLANILSIDEKQKCRIEFNEITSKAIKSAVKKPRPIKKKLVDAQQARRILDRLVGYSISPLLWKKIRRGLSAGRVQSVSTKIICDREKEILEFKPKEYWTIDLMLKALDGERRIEASFYGIDGKKTELGNAQQVENIIEDIKNNLFKVKDVEKKLKRRKPYLPFTTSSLQQEASNKFGYSTKKTMLLAQQLYEGIDIEGEGTVGLITYIRTDSTRISDEARAETEKYIIDEFTDKYLAKQKRKVKNKKDAQDAHEAIRPTSTLRTPTDIRNSLSNDQYNLYKLIWQRFVASQMADATYNSYNVDIVNDKYLFKAKGTKQEFDGFLKVYSFAKITEKELPEVKVGEDFENEELIPKQHFTQPPARYTEATLVKEMEEKGIGRPSTYSPTISTILSRGYIERENKALKPTELGILINDILEKHFTNIVDVDFTANMESDLDKVEEGNIPWIEVIDEFYRPFEKVLEEAEKSIEKIDLTEKTDEICEKCGNFMVIKHGRFGKFLACSNYPDCSFTKSIINKTGVKCPRCNGDIVVRKTKKGRFFYGCSNYPECNFMTWNQPINRKCPECESILVTHNTKNKKVIKCSNKDCKYKEEEK, from the coding sequence ATGGCAAAAACTCTTGTAATAGTGGAATCACCTGCCAAAGCTAAAACAATAGGTAAATTTCTTGGCAGAAACTATAAAGTGAAAGCCTCCATCGGTCATGTTAGAGATCTACCTAAAAGCAAGTTGGGTATTGATGTCGAAAACGATTATGACCCACAATATATAACTATCAGAGGAAAGGGCCCGGTTATTAAGGAATTAAAATCAGAAGCTAAAAAAGCCGACAAAATATTATTGGCAACTGACCCCGATAGAGAAGGAGAGGCAATATCTTGGCATTTAGCTAATATACTTTCCATAGATGAAAAACAAAAGTGCAGAATAGAATTTAATGAAATTACATCAAAGGCAATAAAAAGTGCTGTTAAAAAACCTAGACCAATAAAGAAGAAGCTAGTGGATGCCCAACAAGCTAGACGAATACTTGATAGGTTAGTAGGTTACAGCATAAGCCCTTTGCTATGGAAAAAAATTAGAAGAGGTCTTAGTGCAGGAAGAGTTCAATCAGTATCTACAAAAATAATTTGTGATAGAGAAAAAGAAATCCTAGAATTTAAACCAAAGGAATACTGGACTATAGATCTGATGCTTAAGGCTTTAGATGGAGAACGAAGGATTGAGGCAAGTTTTTATGGTATAGATGGTAAAAAAACAGAACTTGGGAATGCTCAACAAGTGGAAAACATAATTGAAGATATTAAAAATAATTTATTTAAAGTAAAGGATGTTGAAAAGAAGCTAAAAAGGAGAAAACCCTATTTACCATTTACAACAAGTAGTTTACAACAGGAAGCTTCAAATAAATTTGGATATTCTACTAAAAAAACCATGCTTTTAGCACAGCAGTTATATGAAGGTATAGATATAGAAGGTGAGGGTACAGTTGGTTTAATTACTTATATAAGAACTGACTCAACCAGAATATCAGATGAAGCAAGAGCTGAGACAGAGAAATATATTATTGATGAATTTACTGATAAGTACTTAGCCAAACAAAAACGCAAGGTGAAAAATAAAAAGGATGCTCAAGATGCCCATGAGGCCATAAGACCAACATCCACCCTAAGAACTCCGACAGATATCAGAAATTCGTTATCTAATGATCAATATAACTTATATAAACTTATTTGGCAGAGATTTGTTGCTAGTCAGATGGCGGATGCAACATATAATTCATATAATGTTGATATAGTCAATGATAAATACCTTTTTAAAGCAAAGGGAACTAAGCAGGAATTTGATGGCTTTCTTAAAGTATATTCCTTTGCAAAAATAACTGAAAAAGAATTGCCAGAAGTTAAAGTGGGAGAGGATTTTGAGAATGAAGAACTTATCCCTAAACAGCATTTCACTCAACCACCGGCAAGGTATACAGAAGCTACATTAGTTAAGGAGATGGAAGAAAAGGGCATAGGTAGACCAAGTACCTATTCTCCCACAATATCTACCATATTAAGCAGAGGATATATTGAAAGAGAAAATAAAGCTCTTAAACCTACTGAGCTTGGTATTCTTATTAATGATATATTAGAAAAGCATTTTACAAATATTGTAGATGTTGATTTTACAGCTAATATGGAGTCAGACCTAGATAAAGTGGAAGAAGGGAACATACCTTGGATTGAAGTTATAGATGAATTCTATAGACCCTTTGAAAAGGTTTTAGAAGAAGCAGAAAAATCCATCGAAAAGATTGACTTAACTGAAAAAACCGATGAGATTTGTGAAAAATGCGGTAACTTCATGGTAATTAAACATGGTAGATTTGGAAAGTTTCTTGCTTGTTCAAATTACCCTGATTGTAGTTTTACAAAATCTATTATCAATAAAACTGGTGTAAAATGTCCTCGCTGTAATGGGGATATAGTTGTGAGAAAAACAAAGAAGGGTAGGTTTTTCTATGGTTGTAGCAATTATCCTGAGTGTAATTTTATGACATGGAACCAACCAATTAATAGAAAATGCCCTGAATGTGAATCAATTCTTGTGACCCATAATACTAAAAATAAGAAAGTAATAAAATGCTCAAATAAGGATTGTAAATACAAAGAAGAAGAAAAATAA
- the codY gene encoding GTP-sensing pleiotropic transcriptional regulator CodY, with the protein MSKTLLEKTRRLNKILQQSGNTPVSFSELCETLGEILDANVYVASAKGKVLGVSLADASDCPVIVDKETNDKKFPQEYNEELLKISETKYNITGDELLAIFKYDIESYNKLVTIVPINGSGQRLGTMVLARHGNSYTDEDLILAEYSATVVGMEILRSKSEEIEQEARKKAIVQMAIGTLSYSELEAVEHIFEELDGLEGLLVASKIADRVGITRSVIVNALRKFESAGVIESRSLGMKGTHIKILNDKLLEELKNLKR; encoded by the coding sequence ATGTCAAAAACTCTATTGGAAAAAACAAGGAGACTAAACAAAATACTTCAACAATCTGGAAATACACCTGTTTCTTTCTCAGAGCTATGTGAAACATTAGGAGAAATACTAGATGCAAATGTATATGTAGCAAGTGCTAAAGGAAAGGTATTAGGGGTTAGTCTAGCGGATGCATCGGATTGTCCAGTTATTGTTGATAAAGAAACAAATGATAAAAAGTTTCCTCAAGAATATAACGAGGAATTATTAAAAATTTCTGAAACAAAATACAATATTACTGGGGATGAATTATTAGCAATCTTCAAATATGATATTGAAAGCTATAACAAGCTTGTTACAATAGTGCCTATTAATGGTAGTGGACAAAGACTAGGTACTATGGTTCTGGCTAGACATGGTAATTCATATACCGATGAAGATCTTATATTAGCGGAATATTCTGCTACAGTTGTGGGAATGGAGATATTGAGGTCTAAAAGCGAAGAAATTGAACAAGAAGCTAGAAAGAAAGCAATAGTTCAAATGGCAATTGGAACCCTATCATATTCAGAACTTGAAGCCGTAGAACATATATTTGAGGAATTAGATGGATTAGAAGGATTATTAGTTGCAAGTAAAATAGCCGACAGAGTAGGTATAACTAGATCGGTTATTGTAAATGCATTAAGAAAATTTGAGAGTGCAGGGGTTATTGAATCTAGATCATTAGGTATGAAGGGAACCCACATTAAAATATTAAATGACAAATTACTTGAAGAATTAAAGAATCTTAAAAGATAA
- the flgB gene encoding flagellar basal body rod protein FlgB: MLGKLNSNIGVYKKALDASWLKQTAISNNLANVNTPGYKRQDVKFDSILKNYISDNSIKLKKTHVNHISNSDFSSLKPEITRKMGTSLRKDKNNVNIDVEMAEFSKNYIKFNALTRELSSHLSRIKMSISKGGK; encoded by the coding sequence ATGTTAGGAAAATTAAATAGCAACATTGGTGTTTATAAAAAAGCACTGGATGCATCATGGTTAAAGCAAACAGCGATCTCAAATAATCTTGCGAATGTTAACACACCGGGTTATAAAAGGCAAGATGTAAAGTTTGATTCTATTTTGAAGAATTATATCAGCGATAACTCAATTAAATTAAAGAAGACCCATGTTAACCATATATCAAACAGTGATTTTAGTTCATTGAAGCCCGAAATCACCAGGAAAATGGGAACGAGTCTTAGAAAAGATAAAAACAATGTAAATATAGACGTTGAAATGGCAGAGTTTTCTAAAAACTACATAAAATTCAATGCACTAACTCGTGAATTATCTAGCCATTTGAGTAGAATAAAAATGTCTATTTCTAAAGGAGGCAAGTAG
- the flgC gene encoding flagellar basal body rod protein FlgC, translated as MSFFNSINISSTGLTAERLRMDVISKNIANVNTTRTSSGMPYRRQVPIFKEKEGKSFSKFLSEAKDGYNGGNGVEVTKIKDDKSPFKKVYNPGHPEANEKGYVLMPNVDIVTEMINLISASRAYEANVTALNGSKSMAMKAIEIGR; from the coding sequence ATGAGTTTTTTTAATTCTATAAATATAAGTTCCACGGGGTTGACAGCTGAAAGACTGCGTATGGATGTGATTTCCAAAAACATTGCCAATGTTAATACAACTAGAACAAGTAGTGGAATGCCCTATAGAAGGCAAGTTCCTATATTTAAAGAAAAAGAGGGTAAGTCATTTTCTAAATTCCTTAGCGAAGCTAAAGATGGATACAATGGAGGAAATGGTGTTGAGGTTACTAAAATTAAGGATGATAAGTCCCCGTTTAAAAAAGTGTATAACCCTGGACACCCTGAGGCCAATGAAAAGGGATATGTATTAATGCCAAATGTAGATATTGTTACAGAAATGATTAATCTAATATCTGCTTCAAGAGCCTATGAAGCTAATGTAACTGCTTTAAATGGCAGTAAAAGTATGGCTATGAAGGCTATAGAAATAGGTCGTTAG
- the fliE gene encoding flagellar hook-basal body complex protein FliE produces the protein MKISNIYNSQLLNANMDKSKNIPDSDFKSFLLDSIEKLNSYETKAQEMGFKFAAGEVDSIHEVMIASQKAEIALQLAIEVKSKVMDAYKEIMRMQV, from the coding sequence ATGAAGATATCTAATATATATAATTCACAGCTCCTAAATGCTAATATGGATAAAAGCAAAAATATTCCCGATAGTGACTTTAAAAGCTTTTTACTTGACTCAATAGAAAAGTTGAACTCGTATGAAACTAAGGCTCAAGAAATGGGGTTCAAATTTGCTGCTGGTGAAGTAGATAGTATACATGAAGTCATGATTGCATCTCAAAAAGCTGAGATTGCCCTACAACTTGCAATTGAAGTGAAAAGCAAGGTCATGGATGCTTATAAAGAAATAATGAGAATGCAAGTATAA
- the fliF gene encoding flagellar basal-body MS-ring/collar protein FliF, giving the protein MGDSIAKIQNQLNEYFQSLDKKQKIIIGLGSFFLVLTLALSIFYISKPKYVTLYTGLELDESGKITQKLEEGNIPYKSGNGGTSISVPKENLNKARMDLAIEGFPRNGITWDDAFNSNTLTMTNEDKRKKYLQADMNKYARIIETIDGINKAYVQLTVPDNSNFLTEEIKQSKASILLTLKPGFRLSEQEVNGIVMLVANAVEGLEMNNVSVHDNTGKMLNDESSDADGYSINKKMDMQQAVKNRLERSLKDFLTKIYGSDNVDIMVNVTLDFDREITDIKEFGAPVEGETIGLIRSMQELKEEVVNTAEGGPPGTDSNSDAITEYEEIDSNDSKFSKENRSVNYELNEIRRNIVKESGNIKDITVAIILNKKSLENGELTDEHKSRLIKLVSAAGGLETKMVEVMARDFSSSNQENLLAISSEDKQGLINNIPFLSVGIIAFLFVIGAVFAAVRIRRRKNEVSEILDDSSVDIDDVEEIDVDFNDKSSYKYQIEKFVDKKPDAVAQLLRSWLNED; this is encoded by the coding sequence ATGGGGGATTCAATAGCAAAGATACAAAACCAACTTAATGAATATTTCCAGTCCCTTGATAAAAAACAAAAGATAATAATTGGTCTTGGTAGTTTTTTTTTGGTGTTAACTTTAGCTTTATCGATTTTCTATATATCTAAGCCCAAATATGTTACTTTATATACTGGTTTAGAATTAGATGAGTCTGGAAAGATTACTCAAAAGCTTGAAGAAGGAAATATACCCTATAAGTCTGGCAATGGAGGGACTTCAATTTCAGTCCCAAAGGAAAATTTAAATAAAGCTAGAATGGATTTAGCTATTGAAGGATTCCCGCGAAATGGGATTACTTGGGATGATGCCTTCAATAGTAATACGTTGACTATGACTAATGAGGATAAAAGAAAAAAATATTTACAGGCGGATATGAATAAGTATGCTAGAATCATTGAAACCATAGATGGTATAAATAAAGCCTATGTTCAACTTACGGTACCTGATAATTCTAATTTTTTAACTGAAGAAATTAAGCAATCTAAGGCATCAATTCTATTGACTTTAAAACCTGGATTTAGATTATCTGAACAAGAGGTCAATGGAATAGTAATGCTTGTAGCTAATGCTGTTGAAGGATTGGAAATGAATAATGTTTCGGTTCATGATAATACGGGTAAAATGTTAAATGATGAAAGTTCAGATGCTGATGGTTACTCCATAAACAAAAAAATGGACATGCAGCAAGCAGTTAAAAATAGGTTGGAAAGAAGTCTTAAAGATTTTTTGACTAAAATATATGGATCCGATAATGTTGACATAATGGTGAATGTCACTTTGGATTTTGATAGAGAAATAACTGATATTAAAGAATTTGGGGCACCGGTTGAAGGTGAAACCATAGGATTAATAAGAAGTATGCAAGAACTCAAGGAAGAAGTTGTTAATACGGCTGAGGGAGGGCCTCCGGGCACTGATTCTAATTCCGATGCTATAACTGAGTACGAGGAAATAGATTCTAATGATTCTAAATTTTCTAAAGAAAATAGAAGTGTGAATTATGAACTTAATGAAATTAGAAGAAATATTGTAAAGGAATCAGGTAATATCAAGGATATAACAGTTGCAATAATATTAAATAAAAAGTCTTTAGAAAATGGTGAATTGACTGATGAACATAAATCGCGGCTCATAAAGCTGGTATCAGCAGCTGGAGGATTAGAAACAAAGATGGTAGAAGTAATGGCACGTGATTTTAGTAGTTCTAATCAAGAAAATTTACTTGCTATAAGCAGTGAGGACAAGCAGGGGCTCATTAATAACATACCTTTCTTAAGTGTTGGAATTATAGCTTTCTTATTTGTTATTGGCGCAGTATTTGCAGCGGTGAGAATCAGAAGGAGAAAAAATGAAGTTAGTGAAATTCTGGATGATTCTAGTGTTGATATTGATGATGTAGAAGAAATAGATGTTGACTTCAATGATAAATCAAGTTATAAATATCAGATTGAAAAGTTCGTTGATAAAAAGCCAGATGCCGTTGCACAGCTACTTAGATCCTGGCTAAACGAAGATTAG
- the fliG gene encoding flagellar motor switch protein FliG has translation MTRKMGLSGREKAAVLLIALGPDKSAKIFKHLQDDEIEELTLEIANMRKIPVEEKDSIIEEFYQVCLAQNFISEGGINYAKEVLEKAMGSNKALEIINKLTSSLQVRPFDFVRKADASQLLNFIQNEHPQTIALILSYLGSGQAGQILSSLPQDKQADVAQRIATMDRTSPEIIKEVEYVLERKLSSMVTQDYTTTGGVQTIVDILNSVDRGTEKFIMETLEIQDTELAEDIKKRMFVFEDIITLDSVSVQRFIREVDNNELSIALKGSTQEVRDMIFANMSKRMAEMIKEDMEFMGPIRLRDVEEAQQKIVNIIRKLEEAGEIILARGGGDEIIV, from the coding sequence ATGACAAGGAAAATGGGATTATCCGGACGTGAAAAAGCGGCGGTTTTATTAATTGCCCTAGGTCCTGACAAATCTGCAAAAATATTTAAACATTTACAGGATGATGAAATAGAAGAACTTACCCTTGAAATAGCTAATATGAGGAAAATACCCGTTGAAGAGAAGGACAGTATAATAGAAGAGTTTTATCAAGTGTGCTTAGCCCAAAACTTTATTTCTGAGGGTGGTATAAACTATGCCAAAGAAGTTCTTGAGAAAGCCATGGGATCAAATAAGGCTTTAGAGATTATAAATAAGCTGACATCCTCATTACAGGTTAGACCCTTTGATTTTGTCAGAAAAGCTGATGCTAGTCAGCTATTAAACTTTATTCAAAACGAGCATCCCCAGACCATTGCTTTAATACTTTCGTATCTAGGCTCCGGTCAAGCTGGACAGATTCTGTCTTCGCTACCTCAAGATAAACAGGCTGATGTAGCTCAGAGAATAGCTACTATGGACAGAACATCGCCGGAAATAATTAAAGAGGTAGAATATGTTTTAGAGAGAAAGTTATCCTCTATGGTGACTCAAGACTATACTACAACTGGTGGAGTTCAGACTATAGTTGATATTCTAAACTCTGTTGATAGGGGTACCGAAAAGTTTATTATGGAGACATTGGAAATACAAGATACAGAATTAGCTGAAGATATCAAGAAAAGAATGTTTGTATTTGAGGATATCATTACCCTTGATAGTGTATCTGTACAAAGGTTTATCAGAGAAGTTGATAATAATGAATTGTCTATTGCATTAAAGGGCTCTACCCAAGAGGTTAGAGATATGATATTTGCAAATATGTCTAAGAGAATGGCTGAAATGATTAAAGAAGATATGGAGTTTATGGGACCTATTAGACTTAGAGATGTTGAGGAAGCCCAACAAAAGATTGTTAATATAATTAGAAAGCTTGAAGAAGCAGGAGAGATTATTTTAGCACGTGGTGGAGGAGATGAAATTATTGTCTAG
- a CDS encoding FliH/SctL family protein, translating into MSRVFKSSQVIIDKSAYKIPNLAPLSNISFSNPRDELCKDDDEVLADDSVEANAEEEEALISERIEEMNRLYEETIDNAKEEAQKILSQSYEKSEEIMEKAREDGFEQGIKEGFEEGKGKADSIIKEALAIKKQAEVNAKSLVGQLEEDIVKLTISTIEKILDKVVEENHDTILGLIKLGLEKCAFTEDLVLRVSVEDYDFAIGSKDRILALSQNINDISIVQDKSLKKGGCIIDTPSGSIDSSIETQFNGVKEMYEELLKSE; encoded by the coding sequence TTGTCTAGAGTTTTTAAGTCTTCCCAAGTAATTATTGATAAAAGTGCATATAAGATACCTAATTTAGCTCCACTAAGCAATATATCCTTTAGTAATCCACGTGATGAGTTGTGCAAGGATGACGATGAAGTTTTAGCCGATGATAGCGTAGAAGCTAATGCTGAAGAAGAGGAAGCTTTAATAAGTGAAAGAATTGAAGAAATGAATAGATTGTATGAGGAAACAATTGATAATGCTAAGGAAGAAGCACAAAAAATTCTTTCCCAGTCATATGAAAAGTCTGAAGAGATAATGGAAAAGGCACGTGAAGATGGCTTTGAACAAGGGATAAAAGAAGGTTTTGAAGAAGGAAAGGGGAAAGCCGATAGCATTATTAAAGAGGCTTTAGCCATTAAGAAGCAAGCGGAGGTTAATGCCAAGTCTTTGGTGGGACAGTTGGAAGAGGATATTGTAAAGCTAACTATCTCTACAATTGAAAAAATATTGGATAAAGTGGTTGAGGAAAATCATGATACCATACTTGGGCTTATAAAGCTTGGCTTAGAGAAATGTGCTTTTACAGAAGATTTAGTTTTACGAGTAAGTGTAGAGGATTATGATTTTGCCATAGGCTCTAAGGATAGGATATTAGCCTTAAGTCAAAATATAAATGATATTTCAATTGTTCAGGACAAGTCCTTGAAAAAGGGCGGTTGTATCATTGATACGCCATCGGGAAGTATTGACAGTAGTATAGAAACTCAATTTAATGGAGTTAAAGAAATGTATGAAGAATTACTTAAAAGTGAGTGA
- the fliI gene encoding flagellar protein export ATPase FliI: protein MVMSMIDKYFNVLNDANLIKYSGRVSKIVGLTIESLGPAVEIGEICYIYPLKSTKPIKSEVVGFKDEIVLLMPLGNMNGIGPGSKVVATGHALQVNVGEQLLGRILDGLGNPIDGKGPLICKKKYSVDNMPPNPLMRNKVSEPLPLGIKAIDGLLTCGNGQRMGIFAGSGVGKSTLMGMIAKNTKADVNVIALVGERGREVREFIDNDLQEEGLKRSVLVIATSDQPALVRTKAAYIATAIAEYFRDLGKNVMLMMDSLTRFSMAQREVGLAVGEPPVTRGYTPSVFAVLPKLLERAGNSEKGSITALYTVLVDGDDLNEPITDAVRGILDGHIFLSRKLAGKGHYPAIDILDSISRVMPNIVNNRHLEAARIFREYLSIYKEAEDLINIGAYSKGSNKKIDIAIEKIDLFNQLLMQGVDERVSFEDTQRTLENITLI, encoded by the coding sequence ATGGTTATGTCCATGATAGATAAATATTTCAATGTTTTAAATGACGCAAATTTAATAAAATATAGCGGCAGGGTTTCAAAAATAGTTGGACTGACCATCGAATCCTTAGGACCGGCTGTAGAGATAGGGGAAATATGCTACATATATCCCCTAAAGAGTACAAAACCAATCAAATCAGAAGTTGTGGGGTTTAAAGATGAAATAGTTCTTCTTATGCCCTTGGGAAATATGAATGGGATTGGGCCTGGCAGTAAGGTGGTTGCTACGGGACATGCTTTACAAGTAAATGTTGGTGAGCAGCTCTTGGGAAGGATTTTGGATGGATTAGGTAATCCCATTGATGGTAAGGGTCCATTGATCTGCAAAAAGAAGTATTCCGTTGATAATATGCCTCCTAATCCACTAATGAGAAATAAGGTGTCCGAGCCATTGCCCTTGGGAATTAAGGCTATTGATGGGCTGCTTACATGTGGTAATGGACAAAGGATGGGAATATTTGCAGGTAGTGGTGTAGGTAAAAGTACATTGATGGGCATGATTGCAAAAAATACTAAGGCTGATGTAAATGTCATTGCTTTAGTTGGAGAACGTGGTAGGGAAGTAAGGGAATTCATAGATAATGATTTGCAGGAAGAAGGCTTAAAAAGGTCTGTGCTAGTTATTGCTACATCAGATCAGCCTGCTCTTGTTAGAACAAAAGCAGCCTATATAGCTACTGCCATTGCAGAGTATTTTAGGGATTTAGGTAAAAATGTTATGCTTATGATGGATTCATTGACTAGATTCTCCATGGCTCAAAGAGAAGTTGGACTAGCTGTTGGAGAACCACCTGTTACGAGGGGGTATACTCCATCGGTATTTGCAGTATTGCCTAAACTCCTGGAGCGAGCGGGCAATTCTGAGAAAGGATCTATTACAGCTCTATATACGGTATTGGTTGATGGTGATGATCTAAATGAGCCTATAACCGATGCTGTAAGGGGGATATTGGATGGACATATATTCCTTTCCAGAAAGCTGGCAGGGAAAGGACATTATCCAGCTATTGATATTTTGGATAGTATAAGCAGGGTTATGCCCAATATAGTAAATAATAGGCACTTGGAGGCTGCAAGGATTTTTAGGGAATACCTTTCGATTTATAAGGAGGCAGAAGATCTTATAAATATAGGTGCCTACTCTAAGGGTAGTAATAAAAAGATTGACATAGCCATTGAAAAAATAGATTTATTTAATCAATTGTTAATGCAAGGAGTAGATGAAAGAGTTAGCTTTGAAGACACTCAAAGAACCTTAGAAAATATTACTTTGATATAA
- the fliJ gene encoding flagellar export protein FliJ encodes MKGFKFRYESILDLIDKKESNVKNKLRESYNVLHREKHKLNTLVIKDDQYTKIIKEKTSSGCKLMTLRNIQSYRKDLNNNIVLQNNVIFNKEKEIDSIRNELLKISKEKKIMEKLKEKNLEEFKMELKKVEERSIDQLVTYKNSLIHR; translated from the coding sequence ATGAAAGGCTTTAAATTTAGATATGAAAGCATCCTTGATCTTATTGATAAAAAAGAAAGTAATGTGAAAAACAAGTTAAGGGAATCCTATAATGTTTTGCATCGTGAAAAGCATAAGTTAAATACGCTGGTCATTAAGGATGATCAATATACTAAGATAATTAAGGAAAAGACTTCGTCGGGTTGCAAGCTCATGACCCTAAGAAATATACAGAGTTATAGAAAGGATTTAAATAATAATATAGTCCTTCAAAACAATGTTATATTCAATAAAGAAAAGGAAATTGACTCAATAAGAAATGAATTATTAAAGATATCAAAAGAGAAAAAGATAATGGAAAAATTAAAGGAAAAGAATCTTGAAGAATTTAAAATGGAACTTAAAAAAGTGGAAGAAAGAAGTATTGATCAGTTAGTTACATATAAAAACAGCTTAATACACAGGTGA
- a CDS encoding flagellar hook-length control protein FliK, which yields MKGNVNKNQFMHNFMIAKSNNTNGVRKNSLRDQNNDFKKVLEGKKDKELGKREPKIESKDSQSHDDKKADETQNIKENDKAKDTIDSRDSKEETTLDQAKDIKKNDKAKDSNEETTLDELNIAIENLIQTLQSNNIIDGEKLKALIKQIESIMDSLNIDGLDMDSTLDLSKLKDLLVDLKLFSSSELIHNEGLKEMIDKKLDKLSKLIKNMDSASDQSHIQTNNGDTNQVKVQSSKSGSSNPDLPNQDMTNSSDVEKGLSNEERELSNEEKVNSEGRETNTSMEEKSKNQFGLSQRKNLNTDTNAVNNNDMEMAVLRNIEVDNSRNPQLVELSKASANGTPKPDQNLFNQIMEGTKLSISEDVSEMFLKLKPDNLGNLSMKISIERGIVVARFDVESQMVKETIESNLEDLRNALSDKGFEIKEFNVSVNKDSDNQESSFSYFSKKKAKKNTLGSSEIKDDKYFSNQQRIESITSSIDYLG from the coding sequence ATGAAGGGGAATGTGAATAAAAATCAATTTATGCATAATTTTATGATTGCTAAATCAAATAATACCAATGGGGTAAGGAAAAATTCTTTAAGGGATCAAAATAATGATTTCAAAAAGGTATTAGAAGGTAAGAAGGATAAGGAGCTAGGTAAGAGAGAACCAAAGATTGAATCTAAGGATTCACAAAGTCATGATGATAAAAAAGCAGATGAAACTCAGAATATAAAGGAAAATGATAAAGCAAAGGATACCATCGATTCTAGGGATTCTAAAGAAGAAACAACTTTAGATCAAGCTAAGGATATAAAGAAAAATGATAAAGCGAAGGATTCCAATGAGGAAACAACTTTAGATGAGTTAAATATTGCAATTGAAAATTTAATACAAACTTTACAATCAAATAATATAATTGATGGAGAGAAGTTAAAAGCTTTAATCAAACAAATTGAAAGCATCATGGATTCGTTGAATATTGATGGACTTGATATGGATTCAACCCTTGATTTAAGTAAACTTAAGGATTTGTTAGTGGATTTGAAGCTTTTTAGCAGTTCTGAGCTTATCCATAATGAAGGGCTTAAGGAAATGATTGATAAAAAGCTTGATAAATTGTCAAAACTTATAAAAAATATGGATTCAGCTTCTGATCAATCCCATATACAAACCAATAATGGTGATACTAACCAAGTAAAGGTTCAAAGCTCTAAGTCTGGCAGTTCTAATCCAGATTTGCCAAACCAAGATATGACTAACAGTAGTGATGTAGAAAAAGGATTGTCCAATGAAGAAAGGGAGTTATCCAATGAAGAAAAGGTAAACTCTGAAGGGCGAGAAACAAATACTTCAATGGAAGAAAAGTCAAAGAATCAGTTTGGATTATCCCAAAGGAAAAATCTAAATACCGATACTAATGCTGTAAATAATAATGATATGGAAATGGCTGTCCTTAGGAATATTGAAGTTGATAACTCAAGAAACCCTCAATTAGTTGAACTGAGCAAGGCATCCGCCAACGGTACCCCAAAGCCAGATCAAAATCTTTTTAACCAAATCATGGAAGGTACAAAGCTTTCTATTTCTGAAGACGTATCTGAGATGTTTCTTAAGCTTAAGCCCGATAACCTTGGTAACCTATCAATGAAAATATCCATAGAAAGGGGTATTGTGGTTGCTAGGTTTGATGTGGAAAGTCAGATGGTTAAGGAAACCATAGAATCTAATCTTGAGGATTTAAGAAATGCTTTAAGCGATAAAGGCTTTGAAATTAAGGAATTTAACGTATCTGTTAACAAGGATTCCGATAATCAAGAAAGCAGTTTTTCCTATTTTAGTAAGAAAAAAGCGAAGAAGAACACTCTAGGAAGTAGTGAAATAAAGGATGATAAATATTTTTCAAATCAGCAGAGGATTGAAAGTATTACTTCCTCAATTGACTACTTAGGATAA